acatttaacaaGGAGGATGAGATAATCGCCGGGAGAAGCGTGAAAGTGGGAATATCAGTCAGACGTCGTCTCTGCTCTTGGGTTTGCGATACTTCTCCTCCATATTCTTCACCGTGGCGGCAGCGCAACGGCCGAGGGTCTTGATGTTAGGAACGTTGTAGTTCTGAGCGATGTAGATCCCGCACACTGTTCCCGTCAGGAATGTGAAGCTGCTCCTTATTATCCccatcttcttcttattcttctccTCCGATTAACTTACGTGAGCTGGACTACCTAGAtcgggaaaaaaaaaagaaatagggTTTTTGAATTGGCTTTGATCGGAGATTGGCGTGGGGAAGAAGATCTTGAGACTTCTCTGCGACATAAAAGAATCGATCGAGTATCAATAAATGGGCCTGTAGAGTTGTCGGCCCAAACTTAGTTTTTACTTATTAGGGGTCTCGTTTGGTTATTATTAATTCGTAAACTATAGAAACCTTGACGCCCAAAAAAATCAGATTAATTGGGTCAAATTCAAATCTGCTCAGGTGTCAAATCAGATTTATATGATttcttaagaaaaataaaataaattatcttcGCTTAGCAATTAACACACGTTAACAATAATAATGTTGAAAAAAAGAGCTATTGGTTTCACCAAAACCGTATATAGATGATtaaat
This genomic stretch from Raphanus sativus cultivar WK10039 unplaced genomic scaffold, ASM80110v3 Scaffold0527, whole genome shotgun sequence harbors:
- the LOC130502372 gene encoding uncharacterized protein LOC130502372, producing the protein MGIIRSSFTFLTGTVCGIYIAQNYNVPNIKTLGRCAAATVKNMEEKYRKPKSRDDV